Proteins found in one Thermodesulfatator atlanticus DSM 21156 genomic segment:
- the flgC gene encoding flagellar basal body rod protein FlgC, whose translation MKLLTALRLASSGLSVQRTRLNITAMNLANANVTRTLTGEPYRAENVIVEATPFAQDLEKELGSLADKLYAPKVLTIVEDQSPFREVYDPGHPDADERGIVRYPNVDVFTEMVELLSASRAYEANLSVVSTTKTMAMKTLEILK comes from the coding sequence ATGAAACTTCTTACGGCTTTGCGTTTGGCTTCAAGTGGTCTTTCGGTGCAACGCACCCGCCTTAACATCACGGCTATGAATCTTGCCAACGCAAACGTAACCCGCACGCTAACAGGTGAACCTTATCGTGCGGAAAACGTAATAGTTGAAGCAACACCTTTTGCCCAAGATCTTGAAAAAGAACTGGGAAGCCTGGCAGATAAACTTTACGCCCCAAAGGTCCTTACCATAGTGGAAGACCAAAGCCCATTTCGCGAAGTTTATGACCCCGGGCATCCTGATGCCGATGAACGTGGCATAGTGCGTTATCCAAACGTGGATGTATTCACCGAAATGGTAGAGCTTCTTTCAGCCTCAAGGGCCTATGAAGCCAATCTCTCGGTAGTTTCTACCACCAAAACTATGGCCATGAAGACTTTGGAAATTCTGAAGTAA
- the nadC gene encoding carboxylating nicotinate-nucleotide diphosphorylase, producing MNYPPPHPLLYQDLVRQALKEDLGHGDVTTDTLIPPEEKGIGLLRAKEDLVICGLPIVQTVWTEVDPQVVFVPLKKDGEEVKKGEVVAEVRGRVASILKGERVCLNFVQHLSGVATLTRKFVEKVKDLKVKIVDTRKTLPGFRVLEKYAVLCGGGRNHRFGLSDGVLIKDNHIKACGSVAEAVKRAREFLPHVYRIEIEVRNIEELKEAIKAGAEALLLDNMDHETLKEAVQVARNLKPEILLEASGGVTLENVREVAKSGVDFISVGRLTHSARAMDLNLKIVKILS from the coding sequence ATGAACTATCCGCCCCCGCATCCTCTGCTTTATCAGGATTTGGTGCGCCAGGCCTTGAAAGAAGACCTTGGCCATGGTGATGTCACCACTGACACTTTAATCCCGCCAGAGGAAAAAGGCATAGGTCTTTTGCGTGCCAAGGAAGACCTTGTGATTTGTGGTTTGCCCATAGTCCAAACCGTCTGGACTGAAGTAGATCCGCAAGTTGTTTTCGTCCCCCTTAAAAAAGACGGCGAAGAAGTTAAAAAAGGCGAAGTGGTGGCAGAAGTAAGGGGACGAGTGGCTTCTATTCTAAAAGGTGAAAGAGTATGCCTTAATTTTGTGCAACATCTTTCAGGCGTGGCCACCCTTACCAGAAAGTTTGTGGAAAAAGTCAAGGACCTAAAAGTCAAAATCGTAGATACCAGAAAGACTCTTCCGGGTTTTCGTGTGCTAGAAAAATATGCCGTTCTTTGTGGTGGCGGAAGAAATCATCGTTTTGGTCTTTCTGACGGGGTTTTAATCAAAGACAATCACATCAAAGCCTGTGGGTCTGTGGCAGAGGCTGTAAAAAGAGCCCGAGAGTTTTTACCCCATGTCTATCGCATAGAAATTGAAGTAAGAAACATCGAAGAATTAAAAGAAGCCATCAAAGCAGGCGCAGAAGCCCTTTTGCTTGACAATATGGACCATGAGACTTTAAAAGAAGCAGTCCAGGTGGCCCGCAACTTAAAGCCAGAGATCCTCCTTGAGGCCTCTGGAGGGGTAACCCTTGAAAACGTGCGTGAAGTTGCTAAAAGCGGGGTCGATTTTATCTCAGTAGGACGGCTTACGCACTCAGCGCGCGCCATGGACCTGAATTTGAAAATAGTCAAAATTCTTTCTTGA
- the fliG gene encoding flagellar motor switch protein FliG, translating into MPVKIDPENLTGPQKAAIFLLTMGEEFTAEVYKYLSEEEIKRIGVEMARLDYIPAEAVKKVLDEANMESRELLADLTVSPDDFLQQSLLKAYGERGKEIYEEIRQELGPKVFEKLRRLDPRTIANFLRNEHPQTIAIILVHLDPDKAGQVIAHLPENLRSEVVYRVAELDKVDPEIIQEISAALEEELEAVGGTFSKKLGGVERAAEILSHVSRDLEEEILSEVEEENPHLAEEVRKYLFTFEDLLKVDDTAIQAILKEISTEDLKLALKTASEELREKFLSNMSSRAAQLLKEDLEIMGPVRVADVEAAQQNIIKVAKRLEQEGKIVLAVGEDEFV; encoded by the coding sequence ATGCCCGTTAAAATAGACCCTGAAAACCTAACTGGCCCTCAAAAGGCCGCTATCTTCCTGCTAACCATGGGAGAAGAGTTTACCGCTGAGGTTTACAAATATCTCTCAGAAGAGGAGATAAAACGTATTGGCGTTGAAATGGCACGCCTTGACTATATTCCTGCAGAAGCTGTTAAAAAAGTGCTTGACGAAGCTAACATGGAAAGCAGAGAGTTACTTGCTGATCTTACGGTTTCCCCTGACGACTTTCTGCAGCAGAGTTTGCTTAAGGCCTACGGTGAACGCGGAAAAGAGATATACGAAGAAATACGCCAGGAGCTTGGCCCTAAAGTTTTTGAAAAACTCCGCCGTCTTGATCCGCGCACCATTGCCAATTTCTTGAGAAACGAACACCCCCAGACTATTGCTATTATTCTGGTTCACCTTGATCCTGACAAAGCCGGCCAGGTAATAGCCCATCTCCCTGAAAATTTGCGTAGTGAAGTGGTTTACCGGGTAGCAGAGCTGGATAAAGTTGACCCTGAGATCATCCAGGAAATTAGCGCTGCCCTTGAAGAAGAATTAGAAGCGGTGGGTGGAACCTTCAGCAAAAAACTTGGCGGTGTTGAACGTGCGGCGGAAATCCTTTCTCATGTAAGCCGTGACCTTGAAGAAGAAATTCTTTCTGAAGTGGAAGAAGAAAATCCACACCTTGCCGAAGAAGTACGGAAATATCTCTTCACCTTTGAAGACCTTCTTAAGGTGGACGATACCGCTATCCAGGCCATCTTGAAAGAGATTTCCACCGAAGACCTAAAGCTTGCCTTGAAGACTGCCTCAGAAGAGCTACGTGAGAAGTTCTTGAGCAATATGAGCTCAAGGGCTGCCCAGTTGCTTAAAGAAGACCTTGAAATCATGGGCCCTGTGCGGGTAGCTGACGTAGAAGCAGCCCAGCAAAACATTATCAAAGTGGCCAAACGCCTTGAACAAGAAGGAAAAATTGTGCTGGCCGTAGGGGAGGATGAATTTGTCTAA
- a CDS encoding sigma-54-dependent transcriptional regulator, translating into MRESILVIEDNPAEAEIVKDFLLEKGFEVEVAHDGEEGIAKLSESFYDVAITDLAMPKLTGLEVLEYIVEHTPETICIILTGHGSIKSAVEAIKKGAYDFLTKPVALDELMLTLEKALETRRLRRENEYLRRKLWQQWGYGEIVGKSKPMRQVFSLIEKVADTEATVLVLGESGTGKELVARAIHAASSRRDGPFVPVNCGAIPEELLESELFGHERGAFTGAVKTRIGRFELAHGGTIFLDEIAEMSPKLQVKLLRVLQDHAFERVGGTRSIKVDIRVIAATNKDLEKEVKEGRFREDLYYRLNVIPIKLPPLRERKEDIPLLIDHFLARFNRQKKRNIKGITKEALSCLMGHNWPGNVRELENVVERMVILSNGEYLDLEDVPEYILEKVQGSCSPGVQDFDIPEEGIYLQQMVAEFEKNLIIKALEKTGWVKNRAAKLLHINRTTLIEKMKKQKIMTPKAN; encoded by the coding sequence ATGCGTGAATCAATTCTGGTCATTGAAGATAATCCCGCAGAAGCGGAAATCGTCAAGGATTTCTTGCTGGAAAAAGGTTTTGAAGTGGAAGTAGCCCATGATGGCGAAGAAGGCATAGCAAAATTGAGTGAGTCTTTTTACGATGTCGCCATTACTGATCTTGCCATGCCCAAGCTGACCGGGCTTGAGGTCCTGGAGTATATAGTCGAGCATACGCCTGAAACCATTTGTATCATTCTTACTGGCCACGGCAGCATCAAAAGCGCGGTAGAGGCCATTAAAAAAGGTGCCTACGATTTTCTAACCAAGCCTGTTGCCCTAGATGAGCTTATGCTCACCCTTGAAAAGGCCCTTGAGACGAGGCGTCTGCGTCGAGAAAACGAATACCTGCGCCGCAAGCTCTGGCAGCAATGGGGCTACGGAGAAATCGTCGGTAAAAGCAAACCCATGCGCCAAGTATTTTCCCTTATTGAGAAAGTCGCCGACACCGAAGCAACAGTTTTGGTGCTTGGAGAATCAGGAACAGGGAAAGAACTTGTGGCAAGGGCTATTCATGCCGCAAGCAGCAGACGTGATGGGCCATTTGTGCCGGTTAATTGTGGGGCTATTCCTGAAGAACTCCTTGAGTCCGAACTTTTTGGTCATGAACGTGGCGCTTTTACCGGTGCGGTGAAAACACGTATCGGCCGCTTTGAGCTGGCCCATGGGGGTACCATCTTTCTTGATGAAATCGCTGAGATGAGCCCCAAGCTCCAGGTAAAGCTCTTGAGGGTGCTTCAGGATCATGCTTTCGAAAGGGTAGGGGGGACGCGCTCTATCAAGGTCGATATTCGGGTCATTGCCGCTACCAATAAAGATCTTGAAAAAGAAGTAAAAGAAGGTCGTTTTCGCGAAGATCTTTATTACCGTTTGAATGTCATCCCCATCAAACTCCCCCCGTTAAGGGAGCGTAAAGAAGATATTCCACTTTTGATTGACCATTTCTTGGCACGTTTTAACCGCCAGAAAAAAAGAAACATAAAAGGCATTACCAAAGAAGCCCTTTCCTGCCTTATGGGCCATAATTGGCCGGGAAACGTGCGTGAGCTTGAAAACGTAGTCGAACGCATGGTGATTCTTTCAAACGGAGAATACCTTGATTTAGAAGACGTGCCGGAATATATCCTTGAAAAGGTTCAAGGGAGTTGTTCGCCAGGTGTCCAGGATTTTGACATCCCTGAGGAAGGCATTTATTTACAACAAATGGTAGCAGAGTTTGAAAAAAATCTCATTATCAAGGCCCTTGAGAAGACGGGATGGGTTAAAAATCGCGCGGCAAAGCTTCTGCATATCAATCGTACCACCCTTATCGAAAAGATGAAAAAACAAAAAATCATGACCCCCAAAGCGAATTAG
- a CDS encoding tetratricopeptide repeat protein gives MFLTLVFFTPAFATEGAKWWYEQARTFYQEGDHDRALALLEELEKRFPKERPLVAKARLLAAEIYFERNDYQKVLDLLRPLIKEADLPPRAYILLAASAEALGLYEDALTYVRFLKTKFPECPEICEGNLIAARIFLARKIPEKTKRLADMVFSSDKCKLEEKAKAISILLKAGESPEKFLAFLEKNPSAKTRAPQILKTLALYHLKQGNIKKAEEEIFEYLNLSGQIKETPSLLFKLGEAYFSRKDYRAARRIFELIYTSWPQEPEGTYAKFRLYQMRYLFEEKIGIKRPETRRFLLNLCRLLKKDYPNAPITEEAHAFEIKLLLEDKNIEACLKSVWDFLKKYPKSSYLSEVYPVLCRAASLWEQALLGEKRYQEIITFFAEHKNALTKASCAMSFYWAAQAYLKLGLDTKARLILLEGYFLPIPANWKADYLLSLCELLLKGDKEAKSLSGKILEKYAEKDETAGENPYYRYLLGLYKESQGALVSAIPDFEFAYQKTQDPELKKDILHKILYLYVQVGRYEKALNLLKKAQKVDALLGKTLALKTLSEEKYSLCAQVLSFLQKKFPDDRELLWIKGLLLERQGEAETALALWQKLSQEKDLYGRLSSTLVKAQELVDAARSEIY, from the coding sequence GTGTTTCTTACATTGGTATTTTTTACCCCTGCTTTCGCCACCGAAGGGGCAAAATGGTGGTATGAGCAGGCCAGGACCTTTTACCAAGAGGGTGACCACGACCGTGCCCTTGCCCTTCTTGAAGAACTTGAAAAACGCTTTCCCAAAGAAAGGCCCTTGGTGGCCAAGGCGCGACTCCTTGCCGCTGAAATCTATTTTGAACGAAATGATTATCAAAAAGTCCTGGATCTCTTAAGGCCATTAATAAAGGAAGCAGATCTTCCACCAAGGGCATACATCTTGCTCGCTGCAAGTGCGGAAGCCCTTGGTCTTTATGAAGATGCCCTGACTTATGTCAGGTTTCTAAAGACCAAGTTTCCGGAATGTCCGGAAATTTGTGAAGGCAACTTAATCGCGGCACGCATTTTTCTTGCCCGCAAAATTCCTGAAAAGACCAAACGTCTTGCTGATATGGTCTTTTCTTCTGACAAGTGCAAGCTTGAAGAAAAGGCAAAGGCCATTTCGATCTTGCTTAAGGCAGGGGAGTCTCCTGAAAAATTTTTGGCTTTTTTGGAAAAAAACCCTTCTGCTAAGACCAGGGCCCCTCAAATCTTAAAAACCCTTGCCCTTTACCACTTAAAACAAGGCAATATTAAAAAGGCTGAAGAAGAAATTTTTGAGTATTTAAATCTTTCTGGTCAAATAAAAGAGACCCCTTCTTTGCTTTTTAAGCTGGGCGAGGCCTATTTTTCCCGTAAAGACTACCGGGCTGCCCGGCGCATCTTTGAGCTTATTTATACTTCCTGGCCGCAGGAGCCTGAAGGCACTTACGCCAAATTCAGACTCTATCAGATGCGCTATCTCTTTGAAGAAAAAATTGGCATAAAAAGACCGGAAACCAGGAGGTTCCTTTTAAATCTCTGTCGTTTGCTTAAAAAAGATTATCCCAATGCCCCTATCACCGAAGAAGCCCATGCCTTTGAAATAAAGCTTCTTTTAGAGGACAAAAACATCGAAGCCTGTCTTAAAAGCGTCTGGGATTTCTTAAAGAAATATCCCAAATCTTCATACTTATCAGAGGTTTATCCGGTTCTTTGTCGCGCAGCTTCCCTTTGGGAGCAGGCCCTTTTGGGAGAAAAACGCTACCAGGAAATCATTACGTTTTTTGCTGAGCACAAAAATGCTTTGACAAAGGCCAGCTGTGCTATGAGTTTTTACTGGGCAGCCCAGGCCTATCTTAAGCTTGGCCTTGACACCAAAGCGCGCCTAATCCTTCTAGAAGGCTACTTCCTGCCCATCCCAGCTAATTGGAAAGCTGACTACCTTCTCAGTTTATGCGAGCTACTCCTTAAAGGCGATAAAGAGGCTAAATCCCTTTCCGGGAAGATACTTGAAAAATATGCAGAAAAAGATGAAACTGCGGGGGAAAATCCTTATTATCGTTATTTGCTTGGGCTTTATAAAGAATCACAGGGGGCTTTGGTATCAGCCATTCCTGACTTTGAATTCGCATACCAAAAAACCCAAGACCCTGAACTCAAAAAAGATATTCTTCACAAAATTCTCTATCTTTATGTCCAGGTAGGCCGCTACGAGAAGGCCCTTAACCTTTTGAAGAAAGCCCAAAAGGTTGACGCTCTTTTAGGTAAAACCCTGGCTCTTAAAACCCTTTCAGAGGAAAAATACAGTCTTTGTGCCCAGGTTCTTTCTTTTCTTCAAAAGAAATTTCCAGATGACCGGGAACTTCTTTGGATAAAAGGCCTTTTACTTGAAAGACAGGGTGAGGCTGAAACCGCCCTTGCGCTCTGGCAAAAGTTATCCCAGGAAAAAGATCTCTACGGGCGCCTTTCTTCTACCTTGGTCAAGGCGCAAGAACTGGTAGATGCGGCAAGAAGTGAGATTTACTGA
- the fliF gene encoding flagellar basal-body MS-ring/collar protein FliF, whose translation MAFPAPKDVITQLRDFWASLSKEQRIAAIGTVLLVTVGLLGLIYYANRTEWGLLYRGLPEEQAAKVIDFLKQEKIPYQVSQDGAIKVPRDKVPEVRMALASHGLLSPDLAGFEIFDKNQLGATDFLERVNYQRALEGELSRTIMSLSAVEAARVHLALPKESVFIEEEKPPKASVFVKLKEGKRLTRREVEGIVNLVASAVPGLSPENVTVVDTKGKVLYRAETPEERLTSEQLAYRKQLESSYQEKIESLLAQALGPGHAIAQVSVDVDFTKEVRNEETYDPEGTAVRSELSEESTKEGVSEGGIPGVKGALANKVEGNTKSLSQTQRETKRSITRNYEVSKVVRHQEFMPGTIRNISVAVLVDAAVLSQGAKKGEAQAAEDQLAQVEKLVKGAIGYNPDRGDHVEVTMLPFRGFEELKPEASWLSYAERFSRPIIEFLLIVLFLLLVIRPVLKTFLKRLEPEPEPEPQEALTEEEKEALEAEEPTPLPQEIALNIIHNQPERAAVLVKRWLAEESEEERQKALKEAEAHAR comes from the coding sequence ATGGCCTTTCCGGCGCCTAAAGATGTAATCACACAGCTTAGAGACTTCTGGGCAAGTCTTTCCAAAGAACAGCGCATTGCAGCCATTGGTACAGTTTTGCTGGTCACCGTAGGCTTGCTTGGGCTTATTTATTACGCCAACCGCACAGAATGGGGGCTCCTTTATCGCGGCCTTCCTGAAGAACAGGCCGCCAAAGTTATTGATTTTTTAAAGCAAGAAAAGATTCCCTATCAAGTTTCTCAGGATGGAGCCATTAAAGTCCCACGGGACAAAGTCCCCGAGGTGCGCATGGCCCTTGCTAGCCACGGGCTTTTAAGCCCTGATCTTGCCGGCTTTGAGATTTTTGACAAAAACCAGCTTGGAGCCACGGACTTTCTTGAGCGGGTAAACTACCAGCGGGCTTTAGAAGGTGAGCTGTCTCGCACGATAATGAGTCTTTCTGCGGTGGAAGCCGCAAGGGTCCATCTGGCCCTTCCCAAAGAAAGTGTTTTCATCGAGGAAGAAAAGCCGCCCAAAGCCTCTGTTTTTGTAAAGTTAAAAGAAGGAAAAAGGCTTACCCGCCGGGAAGTAGAAGGAATAGTGAACCTGGTGGCAAGCGCTGTACCAGGGCTTAGCCCGGAAAACGTAACAGTGGTTGATACTAAGGGCAAGGTGCTTTATCGCGCTGAGACCCCTGAAGAACGCCTTACTTCCGAGCAACTTGCCTACCGCAAACAACTTGAGTCTTCTTACCAGGAAAAAATCGAATCTCTTTTAGCCCAAGCCCTTGGGCCTGGACATGCTATTGCGCAGGTCTCCGTGGATGTAGACTTTACCAAAGAAGTTAGAAACGAAGAAACTTATGATCCTGAGGGCACCGCGGTAAGGAGTGAGCTAAGCGAAGAAAGCACGAAAGAAGGGGTTTCAGAGGGGGGGATCCCTGGGGTAAAGGGGGCTCTTGCCAACAAGGTAGAAGGAAATACCAAAAGTCTTTCCCAAACCCAGCGCGAGACCAAGCGCAGTATCACCAGAAATTACGAAGTAAGCAAAGTGGTGCGGCACCAGGAGTTTATGCCCGGCACGATAAGGAATATTTCTGTAGCCGTTTTGGTTGATGCTGCCGTTCTTTCTCAGGGGGCTAAAAAAGGCGAAGCCCAGGCTGCGGAAGACCAGCTTGCGCAGGTAGAAAAGCTGGTCAAGGGAGCTATTGGCTACAACCCCGACCGGGGGGACCACGTAGAAGTTACCATGCTGCCTTTCAGGGGGTTTGAGGAACTTAAGCCTGAGGCCAGCTGGCTATCTTATGCGGAACGCTTTAGCAGGCCTATTATTGAATTTCTCCTGATTGTGCTTTTCTTGCTCCTGGTGATAAGGCCGGTGCTTAAGACCTTTCTCAAGCGCCTTGAGCCTGAACCCGAGCCAGAGCCTCAGGAGGCCTTAACTGAAGAAGAAAAAGAGGCCCTGGAGGCTGAAGAGCCCACTCCGCTTCCGCAAGAGATTGCCTTAAACATCATTCATAACCAGCCTGAGCGGGCGGCAGTGCTCGTAAAACGCTGGTTAGCAGAAGAATCAGAAGAAGAAAGACAAAAAGCCTTAAAGGAGGCTGAGGCCCATGCCCGTTAA
- the flgB gene encoding flagellar basal body rod protein FlgB, with product MIGEKLFGKTWQVVTQALKVRLARHDVIAANIANVDTPGYRAKDIPFEKVMQAYLKGSPPLKLTNPRHIKPGLSPDGSYPLEEESPPVEGTPNNVSLEAEMAKLSENNLMYQATIQALMKEIALLKEAITEGGKR from the coding sequence ATGATAGGAGAAAAACTTTTTGGAAAGACCTGGCAGGTGGTAACCCAGGCCCTTAAGGTGCGCCTGGCACGCCATGATGTTATTGCGGCAAACATTGCCAATGTTGACACCCCTGGCTACCGGGCCAAAGACATTCCCTTTGAAAAGGTCATGCAGGCATATCTTAAAGGAAGCCCTCCTCTTAAGCTCACTAACCCGAGGCATATTAAGCCAGGGCTTTCGCCAGATGGTTCTTACCCACTTGAAGAAGAGAGCCCTCCTGTGGAAGGGACCCCTAATAATGTTTCCCTTGAAGCGGAGATGGCCAAACTTTCTGAAAATAACCTCATGTATCAGGCCACCATCCAGGCCCTGATGAAAGAAATAGCTCTTCTTAAAGAGGCAATTACCGAAGGAGGTAAGAGATAA
- the fliE gene encoding flagellar hook-basal body complex protein FliE encodes MKINSLGNPYGLNSLPKKQTQEAQENFLNLLKQEIKTVDAAQKVAAENLKAFASGENPDLAGLTLSLTKADLSFRFLLQVRNKVLQAYEEIMRMQL; translated from the coding sequence ATGAAGATAAACAGCCTTGGTAATCCTTATGGTCTTAACAGTTTGCCAAAGAAGCAAACCCAGGAGGCGCAAGAAAACTTTTTAAACTTACTCAAACAGGAAATAAAAACCGTTGACGCCGCACAGAAAGTGGCCGCGGAAAACTTAAAGGCCTTTGCTTCAGGGGAAAACCCTGACCTTGCCGGTCTAACTCTTTCCCTTACTAAGGCGGACCTTTCTTTTCGTTTCTTGCTTCAAGTGCGCAACAAGGTGCTTCAGGCGTACGAAGAAATTATGCGCATGCAATTATAG
- a CDS encoding sulfide-dependent adenosine diphosphate thiazole synthase, translating to MGLDEIKISRAIVERYFKKLTDYLEMDVAVVGAGPSGLMAAYKLATKGFKVAVFERRMSIGGGIWGGGMMFNEIVVQEEGARLLKEIGVRTEPWDDGTYYTADSVEVACLLAAKCLQAGAKIFNLIMVEDVMVRDNRVVGLVLNWSATEIAGLHVDPLAVRSKYVIEATGHETAVLRVMQEKLGAKLNTETGKIMGEKSMWAEVAESLTVNYTREVYPGVFVAGMAANATFGAYRMGPIFGGMLLSGERAAELIAEKLTNEK from the coding sequence ATGGGGCTTGATGAGATAAAAATTAGCCGAGCCATCGTTGAAAGGTATTTCAAAAAACTTACTGACTATCTTGAGATGGACGTAGCGGTGGTTGGTGCAGGCCCCTCTGGGCTTATGGCTGCCTACAAGTTAGCCACCAAGGGCTTTAAGGTGGCAGTATTTGAAAGGCGGATGAGTATTGGTGGGGGCATCTGGGGCGGTGGAATGATGTTTAACGAAATCGTCGTCCAGGAAGAAGGGGCAAGACTTTTAAAAGAAATCGGCGTGCGCACGGAGCCCTGGGATGACGGAACCTACTACACTGCTGACTCGGTAGAAGTGGCTTGCTTGCTTGCAGCCAAATGCCTTCAGGCAGGAGCCAAAATCTTTAACCTCATCATGGTTGAGGACGTCATGGTTAGAGATAACCGTGTGGTGGGACTAGTGCTTAATTGGAGTGCCACCGAAATAGCTGGCCTTCACGTTGACCCCCTTGCCGTACGCTCCAAGTATGTTATCGAGGCCACCGGGCACGAGACCGCAGTTCTTCGCGTTATGCAAGAAAAACTTGGCGCCAAACTAAACACTGAAACAGGAAAAATCATGGGTGAAAAATCCATGTGGGCTGAGGTGGCGGAAAGTCTTACAGTTAATTATACCCGCGAAGTTTACCCTGGGGTCTTTGTGGCTGGCATGGCGGCCAATGCTACCTTTGGGGCTTACCGCATGGGGCCTATCTTTGGAGGCATGCTCCTTTCAGGGGAAAGGGCTGCAGAGCTCATCGCCGAAAAACTAACTAATGAAAAATAA
- a CDS encoding sigma-54-dependent transcriptional regulator codes for MSKEILILDTKEGDLGELVQRLLEKGASLAFAHDKKDALSLIEDREFSLALVNLENETTGRLAILKELSTYDPLLPVILFTATVDLEEAVAAVKQGAFDYRLLSTDPDLLCEIALKAARETDHSFTEGNFLTANKRLKALLTRLKEIAKSKATVLITGESGTGKEVLARFIHQESDRARGPFIAINCAALPENLLESELFGYEKGAFSGAFTRKLGKFELANGGTILLDEITEMPLALQAKFLRVLQEGEVDRLGGAYPVKIDVRVIATTNRDIAAEVAKGNFREDLYFRLNVIPVELPPLRERPEDIKLLAQKFCEDFAKKYSREIKGFDQGVLEKLTQYSWPGNVRELKNLIERGVLLAKGPWIRLEDLFPGSFKRNGKEIPLKPLKEVEREMIMKALAAANGNRTKAAEILGISVRTLRNKLQVYREAGLF; via the coding sequence ATGAGTAAAGAGATCCTGATACTTGATACCAAAGAAGGCGATTTAGGAGAGCTTGTTCAAAGGCTCCTTGAAAAAGGTGCCTCTTTGGCCTTTGCTCATGACAAAAAAGACGCCCTTTCTCTGATTGAGGACAGGGAGTTTTCCCTTGCCCTTGTAAACCTTGAAAATGAAACCACAGGAAGGCTCGCCATTTTAAAAGAATTATCAACCTATGATCCCCTTCTTCCGGTTATTTTGTTTACCGCAACAGTTGATCTTGAAGAAGCGGTGGCTGCGGTGAAACAAGGGGCCTTTGATTATCGGCTGCTATCTACTGATCCGGATCTCCTTTGCGAGATAGCCTTAAAAGCCGCGCGCGAAACCGATCACTCTTTTACAGAAGGGAATTTTCTTACCGCAAATAAAAGGCTTAAGGCACTTCTTACTCGCCTTAAAGAGATTGCCAAAAGCAAAGCCACTGTGCTTATTACCGGTGAGTCTGGGACAGGCAAAGAGGTTCTTGCTCGTTTTATTCATCAGGAAAGTGATCGCGCAAGAGGGCCTTTTATCGCCATAAACTGTGCGGCCCTTCCTGAGAATCTCCTGGAATCAGAGCTTTTTGGTTATGAAAAAGGTGCCTTCTCTGGAGCTTTTACCAGAAAGCTTGGCAAATTTGAGCTGGCAAACGGGGGGACCATTCTCCTTGACGAGATCACTGAGATGCCCCTTGCTCTTCAGGCCAAGTTCCTGCGCGTGCTTCAAGAAGGCGAAGTTGACCGCCTTGGCGGGGCTTATCCCGTAAAGATTGACGTGCGTGTTATCGCCACCACCAATCGTGATATAGCCGCAGAAGTTGCCAAAGGTAATTTTCGTGAAGATCTTTACTTTCGCCTTAACGTCATACCCGTTGAGCTTCCGCCTTTAAGGGAGCGCCCAGAAGATATCAAGCTTCTTGCCCAAAAATTTTGCGAAGATTTTGCCAAGAAATACAGTCGCGAAATAAAAGGTTTTGACCAGGGAGTTCTTGAAAAACTTACCCAGTACTCCTGGCCAGGAAATGTCCGTGAATTGAAAAACCTTATTGAACGCGGGGTGCTTCTGGCCAAAGGTCCCTGGATTAGGCTTGAGGACTTATTTCCGGGGAGCTTCAAACGCAATGGTAAAGAGATTCCGCTTAAACCCTTAAAAGAAGTGGAAAGGGAAATGATTATGAAGGCCCTTGCCGCAGCCAACGGGAACCGAACAAAGGCTGCGGAAATCCTTGGTATCAGTGTGCGCACCCTGCGTAACAAACTCCAGGTTTATAGAGAAGCCGGGCTTTTTTAG